One segment of Panicum virgatum strain AP13 chromosome 3K, P.virgatum_v5, whole genome shotgun sequence DNA contains the following:
- the LOC120696801 gene encoding uncharacterized protein LOC120696801 isoform X1 produces MDFAGMKRRELQALCKRHGLPAGGTNADLVARLDAALSGAAGAEEEDVVGVPERKGCLKRSVGDAGEAKKVTFAVEESRGRRLRSRVVWSPVVAKTRAKRAEAGSTNSAADAGISARAGENVPVRRSRRNSLTAAEAEEVEEAVAVGRKRKPKSQEIAEDVAVSAQPIASCRVTRRSSLSGTTVLLPPAVEKKIGRGKAADVKDKLVTEEQAAEAQGLSAAEPPTVVESKRSRRKGPDVQNSSWLEVFATRTTKSHSVEAVVMPPPVIENKRKRKSGDAQPYVELRPVAEVPRNDAPVTRSLRNRVVQVNNSIVEETHTSQQPESKLLPVAEVPRNDAPVTRSLRNRVVQVNNSIVEETHTNQQPENKTRPTRPATCRNQQVASSMVEEEKEEVAAPSKAPPSKRSRRNNSRASNSNSGSNKLTSAPVEAKDTKIAHPSTHHNAKAEDVEKQPIVNAPVRRSTRKSVVPAMLDNEKGLIENPEAHARRSMRRSIVPVKDIKGAGEEIQNAKGEDAVKQPAVKNPVRRSTRKSVVSAMLEKEKVLIAEENPEAHVRRSTRKSVVPVKDISCVGEDIQNAKSDNVEKQLVVNQPVRHSSRKSILPDTLENESGSLVAETNAKARVRARKSLLPNKCNKEDPDHSKMTRNENFQIGKCEDDKQQKVKEPVRRSRRSVDAVMLEEQNKGLHEGLMSTIPVRRSTHKSVALNVVEKAGRRQSGVGTRRLKARDKLTDHAVAVPVVTAGNELQVDVQNNQDLTVKSPNHNLSDGNETHPGSDKFVSCERVGEEGLKLREHRMSQVGTSSSANDFCDMEDFSGQKFRKQQSTQTPFEKDNTGANYDKPQRVQQASTFLTSKGRSSKRRQTRTTAPEEVMSAEEANDGMVVREETMGAHKASHEYSKESSSRTQEICQVSATSEGFSSGPLLATVTLPDEIYTTQSVHKVIPPSETGGLAKESSEKSKQPQEHSDIQADDSHLSEIRNGELDQSSSIAELLPHSGFVTEDKILIGEDVLPVDFTVGDDEGQSPVSGQGRVAWEANTSESGEKNLADARSTGLHTKSLQHDTGIVAKESESGEDVVPMSFTSEEHGIKYPVSPVAVERSVIGEASGSALQISDSNQEIYCDVIAEGSVGAADLGSCPSSGGKGNPLLKNLHDSILPLMNSAQRCSSDGRRSSFGLEFLLEDCKENCSRNVENIAVEVDGGNKPSTCVTPDFYAGSDCGLEDEDVQHTGFDADKKLDVDQDAAEEEVVVEEKSYGEHIAAKTDLRTKLNGELTGLDMESDCSIAEKDVKLVEDNPDDEVTVQVQPANVQEGDSEKPSQFSATPECKHECGLPDEAVLHSKKNKGCLSSEEQSPFGLQSLFSQQSIEKSVECGALASATVHAENGFDELKYGHVKCSLKKTHVSEPFSQLDTNEDTCTISQNDDCMFISQQDNGIEGLSKASLDEELVPSGFSLDAKHIKEVTNSEEVACKGEGSKELVHSDDIKASSEKTDVNGPDTIENSSFSFATPGYKHDDALSEEAVRTMKKYAGTCSSNPRELLMDLQSLFSKENIEGSDPHHGLAFSSAESPGDESIDVKQQVEVHLGSNPSQLESTDLLDERSKTEVLHQGHKGLCSEDSEEQVASGPFTNDIVEAAAARYIENEPVLLPSEERSNLKDGQLNSKRESPIVMEFSLNFNKDVDVTRSIMDIVDQRTPSGSALPEDCRTDHNPQREFLDVCSVESSLQGSTMFTNKIDSGVAGTIGNPSFSLATPDRGHEGALSEEAVCKMKKYTGTCSADPRHLLMEMQSLLSEGSTEKSDSHDVAFSSSEPESGRNEPTVFHVEKLVYTLVSSEPDMYQGLCQDLSRAEEKESCISISMQLNPELEDDEVEKHSLNCEKDTSQILGITRSVQSKTSLLPKDSHTIYWKEQELPNDLSPLKSGICQSHGQKHIVESNSRLLNCDTEVLHQDHKDERNIHNVDKTIPKVLENDMPEAAPIERMESATLLPSVAGKPEISDELLNTNLSDEGEKHSFSSDKYTIKDFCTGSTKNDLFPLPKDCHIDSCKKQEVPDVLYLPKSPEESANCQDESVSGSGPCQTSWQQCINESSSVQVTSNIEVFNQNHEESNQNNEGQITPIPSIVSEAADTERSEREIGLTPPAGPSALPDEQLNTEVECHGAEHSCCYDEHTLSLFDTESLYSKASSLLKDSRKDPPPGDLSAPRSPEESTVFPNSSVPESVGICQSSRRRGTDELRAKLQSFKVSSTVKGSYIAMSAPRPKQGDNLSQSAITLLRNSENAPAVKVDHPAKPDPDRSVANNSSRQALQPTAEDQGITDR; encoded by the exons ATGGATTTCGCGGGGATGAAGCGGCGGGAGCTGCAGGCGCTCTGCAAGCGGCAcggcctccccgccggcggcacCAACGCCGACCTCGTCGcccgcctcgacgccgcgcTCTCG GGGGCCGCTGGTGCGGAAGAGGAGGATGTGGTCGGAGTACCAGAGAGGAAGGGGTGTCTGAAGCGCTCGGTCGGAGATGCTGGCGAGGCGAAAAAGGTGACTTTTGCGGTGGAGGAATCGAGGGGGAGGAGGCTGAGGTCTCGGGTCGTCTGGTCGCCCGTCGTTGCCAAGACAAGGGCGAAGCGTGCTGAAGCTGGTAGTACTAATTCTGCTGCTGATGCTGGAATTTCTGCAAGGGCAGGTGAAAATGTTCCAgtgaggcggtccaggaggaaTTCTTTGACTGCTGCCGAGGCCGAGGAAGTAGAAGAAGCCGTTGCTGTTGGCAGGAAACGAAAGCCGAAGAGCCAGGAGATTGCTGAGGACGTTGCTGTCAGTGCTCAGCCTATAGCTTCTTGCAGAGTCACGAGGAGGTCGAGCTTGTCAGGAACCACGGTTCTATTGCCTCCTGCTGTTGAGAAGAAGATAGGGAGGGGGAAGGCAGCAGATGTTAAGGATAAACTTGTTACTGAGGAGCAGGCTGCTGAGGCTCAAGGTTTGTCTGCAGCGGAGCCACCTACAGTTGTGGAGAGTAAGAGGAGCAGGAGGAAGGGACCTGATGTGCAGAATTCATCATGGTTGGAAGTATTCGCCACCAGGACCACAAAATCCCACTCAGTAGAAGCTGTTGTGATGCCGCCCCCAGTGATTGAGaacaagaggaagaggaagtcaGGAGATGCACAACCATATGTAGAGCTGCGTCCAGTTGCAGAGGTGCCTAGAAATGATGCTCCTGTCACCAGGTCTTTGAGGAACAGGGTTGTCCAGGTTAACAACAGTATTGTGGAGGAAACTCACACCAGCCAGCAGCCAGAAAGCAAGTTGCTTCCAGTTGCAGAGGTGCCTAGAAATGATGCTCCTGTCACCAGGTCTTTGAGGAACAGGGTTGTCCAGGTTAACAACAGTATTGTGGAGGAAACTCACACTAACCAGCAGCCAGAAAATAAGACGCGGCCTACTAGACCAGCTACGTGCAGGAATCAACAGGTTGCATCTTCTATGgtggaagaagagaaagaagaagTTGCTGCTCCTAGTAAGGCCCCTCCATCGAAGCGATCAAGGAGAAACAATTCCAGGGCCAGTAATTCAAATTCAGGAAGCAACAAATTGACTAGTGCTCCAGTGGAGGCCAAAGACACAAAAATAGCTCACCCATCGACACACCATAATGCTAAGGCTGAAGATGTGGAGAAGCAACCAATAGTCAATGCACCTGTTAGGCGATCAACACGTAAATCTGTTGTCCCAGCTATGCTTGATAATGAGAAGGGTCTAATTGAGAACCCTGAAGCACATGCTAGGAGATCAATGCGGAGATCTATTGTGCCGGTAAAGGATATCAAAGGTGCTGGTGAAGAGATTCAGAATGCTAAGGGTGAAGATGCTGTGAAGCAGCCAGCAGTTAAAAACCCTGTTAGGCGATCAACACGTAAATCAGTTGTCTCAGCCATGCTTGAGAAAGAGAAGGTTCTCATTGCAGAAGAGAACCCAGAAGCACACGTTAGGAGATCAACGCGGAAATCCGTTGTTCCAGTTAAAGATATTAGCTGTGTTGGTGAAGACATTCAAAATGCTAAGAGTGACAATGTGGAGAAGCAATTAGTTGTGAATCAACCTGTCAGGCATTCATCACGTAAATCTATTCTGCCAGATACACTTGAGAACGAGAGTGGATCTCTAGTTGCAGAAACGAATGCTAAGGCACGTGTTAGGGCACGGAAGTCTCTTCTTCCTAATAAGTGTAACAAGGAGGACCCAGATCACAGTAAAATGACCAGAAACGAGAACTTTCAAATTGGTAAATGTGAAGATGACAAACAACAAAAAGTAAAGGAACCTGTTAGGCGATCAAGGAGATCTGTTGATGCAGTGATGCTTGAGGAACAAAATAAGGGTCTTCATGAGGGACTAATGTCAACAATTCCTGTGAGGAGATCAACACATAAATCTGTTGCTCTCAATGTAGTTGAAAAGGCTGGAAGGAGACAGTCAGGAGTTGGAACAAGGAGGCTGAAAGCAAGAGATAAACTTACAGACCATGCTGTGGCTGTGCCTGTGGTTACTGCTGGAAACGAATTGCAGGTTGATGTGCAGAACAATCAAGACCTGACAGTCAAATCTCCAAATCATAATTTATCTGATGGTAATGAGACACATCCTGGTTCGGACAAGTTTGTGTCATGTGAGAGAGTTGGTGAAGAGGGCTTGAAATTGAGAGAGCACAGAATGTCTCAAGTGGGAACATCATCTTCAGCCAATGATTTCTGTGATATGGAAGATTTTAGTGGACAGAAATTCAGGAAGCAACAGAGCACGCAGACCCCATTTGAAAAAGATAACACAGGAGCTAACTATGATAAGCCACAGAGAGTACAGCAGGCATCAACTTTCTTAACTTCAAAGGGAAGGTCTTCAAAGAGGAGGCAGACAAGGACAACTGCtccagaagaagttatgtccgCCGAGGAGGCAAATGATGGCATGGTTGTCAGGGAAGAAACAATGGGCGCACATAAAGCGTCTCATGAATATAGTAAGGAGTCTAGTAGCAGAACTCAAGAAATTTGTCAGGTTAGTGCCACAAGCGAAGGGTTCTCTTCAGGTCCATTGCTTGCCACAGTAACACTCCCTGATGAGATTTACACAACACAGAGTGTGCATAAGGTGATACCTCCATCAGAAACTGGTGGACTTGCAAAGGAAAGTTCAGAGAAGAGTAAACAACCTCAAGAACACTCTGACATTCAAGCTGATGATAGCCATTTATCTGAAATAAGAAATGGGGAATTGGATCAATCATCGAGCATCGCGGAACTACTCCCACACAGTGGTTTTGTCACAGAGGACAAAATATTAATTGGTGAAG ATGTTTTGCCTGTTGACTTCACTGTTGGAGATGATGAAGGGCAAAGCCCTGTATCTGGGCAAGGGAGAGTTGCCTGGGAAGCAAATACAAGTGAGTCTGGAGAAAAGAACCTAGCTGATGCCAGGTCCACTGGTCTCCACACCAAAAGTCTGCAACATGATACTGGCATAGTAGCTAAAGAGTCTGAGTCTGGTGAAG ATGTTGTGCCAATGAGTTTCACTAGTGAAGAGCATGGAATAAAATATCCAGTAAGCCCTGTTGCTGTGGAAAGGAGTGTTATTGGTGAAG CTTCGGGATCTGCCTTACAAATATCAGACAGTAATCAAGAAATATACTGTGATGTGATTGCTGAAGGAAGCGTTGGAGCTGCTGATCTGGGGAGCTGTCCCAGCAGTGGTGGAAAAGGGAACCCCCTTTTGAAAAATCTGCATGACAGTATTCTTCCATTAATGAATTCTGCTCAGAGatgttcatcagatggaagACGTTCGTCATTTGGTCTTGAGTTTCTGTTAGAAGACTGCAAAGAAAACTGTTCCAGAAATGTCGAAAATATTGCTGTAGAAGTTGATGGTGGAAACAAACCTAGCACCTGTGTAACTCCTGATTTCTATGCGGGATCAGATTGTGGTCTGGAAGATGAGGATGTGCAACATACTGGATTTGATGCTGATAAGAAACTTGATGTGGATCAGGATGCCGCAGAAGAAG AAGTAGTTGTTGAGGAAAAAAGTTATGGTGAACACATTGCTGCCAAAACTGACCTAAGAACAAAGTTAAATGGTGAACTTACTGGTCTTGATATGGAATCAGATTGTAGCATTGCTGAAAAGGACGTGAAGCTTGTTGAAGATAATCCTGATGATGAAGTTACAGTTCAGGTCCAGCCGGCTAATGTACAAGAAG GTGATTCTGAGAAGCCTTCACAATTTTCAGCAACACCAGAGTGTAAACATGAATGTGGTTTGCCCGACGAAGCAGTATTGCAttcaaagaagaacaagggaTGTTTATCAAGTGAAGAACAATCACCATTTGGCCTACAATCCCTGTTCTCGCAGCAAAGTATAGAAAAATCTGTGGAGTGTGGAGCCCTTGCTTCTGCAACAGTTCATGCAGAAAATGGATTTGATGAATTAAAATATGGCCATGTGAAGTGTTCACTAAAAAAGACTCATGTGTCAGAACCTTTTTCACAACTTGATACTAATGAAGACACCTGTACCATTTCCCAAAATGATGATTGTATGTTCATATCCCAACAAGATAATGGAATAGAAG GATTATCAAAGGCAAGTCTTGATGAAGAATTGGTTCCATCAGGCTTTTCGTTGGACGCAAAGCACATAAAAGA GGTCACTAATTCTGAGGAAGTAGCCTGTAAGGGTGAAGGAAGTAAGGAACTTGTCCATTCTGATGACATTAAAGCTTCATCTGAAAAAACAGATGTCAATGGGCCAG ATACTATTGAAAATTCTTCATTTAGTTTTGCAACTCCTGGTTATAAACATGATGATGCTTTGTCTGAGGAAGCAGTGCGCACAATGAAGAAATATGCTGGAACATGCTCATCAAATCCCAGAGAATTACTTATGGACCTGCAGTCCCTGTTCTCAAAGGAAAACATTGAAGGATCTGATCCGCATCATGGACTTGCATTCTCAAGTGCTGAAAGTCCAGGAGATGAATCAATTGATGTGAAACAACAGGTTGAGGTACATCTTGGTTCTAATCCATCTCAGTTAGAATCAACTGATCTCTTGGATGAACGTTCCAAGACTGAAGTGCTGCATCAGGGTCATAAAGGTCTATGCAGTGAGGATAGTGAAGAGCAAGTTGCTTCTGGACCCTTCACAAATGATAttgtggaggctgctgctgccagaTACATAGAAAATGAACCTGTGCTGCTCCCGTCCGAAGAAAGATCAAATTTGAAAGATGGGCAGCTTAACTCCAAGCGGGAAAGCCCAATAGTTATGGAATTTAGCCTGAACTTTAATAAAGATGTAGATGTTACTAGGTCTATTATGGATATTGTTGATCAAAGAACTCCATCTGGTTCGGCTTTACCAGAAGATTGTCGTACAGATCATAACCCACAACGAGAGTTTTTAGATGTCTGCTCAGTGGAATCTTCTCTTCAAGGGTCGACAATGTTTACTAATAAAATTGATTCTGGTGTAGCAG GTACTATTGGGAACCCTTCATTTAGTTTAGCAACTCCTGATCGTGGACATGAAGGTGCTTTGTCTGAGGAAGCAGTGTGCAAAATGAAAAAATATACTGGGACATGCTCGGCAGATCCCAGACATTTACTCATGGAGATGCAGTCTCTTTTGTCAGAGGGAAGCACTGAAAAATCCGATTCGCATGATGTTGCATTTTCAAGTTCCGAACCCGAAAGCGGAAGAAATGAACCTACTGTTTTCCATGTTGAGAAACTGGTTTACACACTTGTTTCTTCAGAACCTGATATGTACCAAGGCCTTTGTCAAGATCTCAGCAGAGCTGAAGAAAAAGAGAGCTGCATATCTATTTCCATGCAACTAAATCCTGAGCTGGAGGACGATGAAGTGGAGAAACACAGCTTAAACTGTGAGAAAGACACCAGCCAGATTCTTGGTATAACTAGATCTGTGCAGAGCAAAACATCCCTTTTACCCAAGGACAGTCATACCATTTATTGGAAGGAACAGGAGCTACCAAATGACTTATCCCCACTTAAATCTG GAATTTGTCAATCTCACGGCCAGAAGCACATAGTTGAAAGTAACTCCAGGCTATTGAATTGTGATACTGAAGTGCTCCATCAAGATCATAAAGACGAAAGAAACATACATAATGTAGACAAAACCATCCCAAAAGTTCTTGAAAATGACATGCCTGAAGCAGCCCCAATTGAACGAATGGAAAGTGCAACACTGCTGCCCTCAGTTGCTGGAAAGCCAGAAATTTCTGATGAGCTGCTTAACACCAACCTGAGTGATGAAGGTGAGAAACACAGCTTTAGTTCTGATAAATATACAATTAAAGATTTCTGTACTGGGTCCACGAAAAATGATCTGTTCCCTCTGCCCAAGGACTGCCATATAGACTCTTGCAAGAAACAGGAGGTCCCAGATGTCCTTTATTTACCTAAATCTCCTGAAGAATCTGCAAATTGTCAGGATGAGAGTGTTTCAGGATCAG GACCTTGTCAGACTAGTTGGCAGCAGTGTATAAATGAAAGCAGCAGTGTGCAGGTGACTTCTAATATTGAAGTGTTCAATCAAAATCATGAGGAAAGCAACCAAAATAATGAAGGCCAAATTACTCCTATTCCAAGTATTGTCTCTGAAGCTGCAGATACTGAAAGATCAGAAAGGGAAATAGGTCTGACCCCTCCTGCAGGACCGTCAGCATTGCCGGATGAGCAGCTTAACACGGAGGTGGAGTGCCACGGAGCTGAACACAGCTGTTGCTATGATGAGCACACTTTGAGCTTATTTGATACTGAATCGCTGTACAGCAAAGCATCCAGTTTGCTTAAAGACAGTCGCAAGGATCCTCCTCCAGGTGATCTATCTGCTCCAAGATCTCCTGAGGAATCTACAGTTTTTCCAAACTCCTCTGTTCCGGAATCAGTAG GAATCTGTCAAAGCAGCAGGCGAAGAGGTACAGACGAACTCCGTGCCAAGCTGCAGAGTTTCAAAGTTTCCAGCACTGTAAAAGGAAGCTACATTGCTATGAGTGCCCCTCGCCCGAAGCAGGGTGACAACCTGAGCCAATCTGCAATCACGTTGCTCCGGAACAGCGAGAACGCACCTGCTGTTAAAGTAGACCATCCTGCTAAGCCGGACCCTGATCGCTCGGTCGCAAACAACTCGTCAAGACAAGCGCTGCAGCCCACAGCGGAAGACCAAGGGATCACTGATAGGTAG